From Triticum urartu cultivar G1812 chromosome 2, Tu2.1, whole genome shotgun sequence, a single genomic window includes:
- the LOC125534944 gene encoding zinc finger protein ZAT5-like: MGEDAGDGYGTPPAALAAIVVKGKRSKRRRVHAAVIAAAEAEVTAVTTASAAGEVASSSSSVAEGGGWRSGADEAASGCITEEEEDMALCLMLLARGGGGQGSRAGPSSSSSSVVVRDDVAESTAGAVATAREGKFRSRRPADGGEGEFVYECRTCGKCFPSFQALGGHRTSHKKPRLPLPLPPTTATATSCEEKMKLPTQAAEEKTPPPLSPSPAAAVDRTVLAIPVPATPPKQEATAIGGSKQQQQGQGRVHECSICGAEFGSGQALGGHMRRHRPLLPASASVSSTDDVAAVLVIRKEKSLLELDLNMPAPCDDAAATEAISPSSFSFGVKERPSVPAALLPFRAPASALVDCHF; encoded by the coding sequence ATGGGGGAGGACGCCGGCGATGGCTACGGCACGCCACCGGCCGCGCTTGCGGCCATCGTCGTCAAGGGCAAGCGCAGCAAGCGGCGCCGCGTGCACGCCGCGGTGATCGCGGCCGCCGAGGCCGAGGTGACCGCGGTCACCACGGCCAGCGCCGCGGGAGAggtggcgtcgtcctcctcctcggtgGCGGAAGGTGGCGGGTGGAGGTCTGGCGCGGACGAGGCGGCCTCCGGGTGCATcaccgaggaggaggaggacatggCGCTCTGCCTCATGCTCCTCGCGCGCGGCGGTGGCGGCCAGGGAAGCCGGGCCGggccgtcgtcctcctcctcgtcggtGGTGGTGAGGGACGACGTCGCGGAGTCCACGGCCGGGGCGGTGGCCACGGCGAGGGAGGGCAAGTTCCGGAGCCGGCGCCCGGCGGACGGCGGCGAGGGGGAGTTCGTGTACGAGTGCCGGACGTGCGGCAAGTGCTTCCCGTCCTTCCAGGCGCTCGGCGGGCACCGCACCAGCCACAAGAAGCCGCGCCTCCCGCTGCCGCTCCCGCCCACCACGGCGACGGCGACGTCGTGCGAGGAGAAGATGAAGCTGCCGACGCAGGCCGCCGAGGAGAAGACGCCACCGCCACTGTCGCCGTCGCCGGCCGCTGCCGTCGATCGGACGGTGCTGGCGATCCCGGTTCCGGCTACGCCGCCCAAGCAAGAAGCTACGGCGATCGGCGGGTcaaagcagcagcagcaggggCAGGGGAGGGTGCACGAGTGCTCCATCTGCGGCGCGGAGTTCGGGTCCGGGCAGGCGCTGGGCGGGCACATGCGGCGCCACCGCCCGCTGCTGCCGGCGTCGGCGTCCGTCTCTTCCACGGACGACGTGGCGGCGGTGCTGGTGATCAGGAAGGAGAAGAGCCTCCTGGAGCTGGATCTCAACATGCCGGCGCCCTGCGACGACGCGGCCGCCACCGAGGCTATCTCGCCATCGTCCTTCTCCTTTGGCGTGAAGGAGCGGCCGTCTGTGCCGGCGGCGCTGCTGCCGTTCCGGGCGCCGGCGTCGGCCCTGGTGGACTGCCATTTCTAG